The window ataatcgttcttgctgttgtaaaacacaaaaagtcgtaaaaatacagttttgcgacatgttctctccgacgacacggggtgaactcactgttttgtatgtgtgccgtaaagtggtatgctcttgacagtggttgccattctctttgtgcaagtgtaGCATGAGTATGACAGTAgatcggcttcacgcgatagtgtaattgcaccctgtgcttggtaaatggatgtaaacttattcgaggccatggatctcggcaatgctgactgttcaacgtaaatcaacacccagatgaaaaagaacaagtttacatcgtagtcgaaacgggctcagtcgaccaaggaggccacatattgcagctacgtagtgcgtgagatgcagacagtttcaaattacgtgaccttggttgttagggatcggctctcacttagagaaaacaaatctgcactgaagagtaacggaaacgaaacttgaatctgctctcttgacgaatacatttatcaaaataaaactttgaaagacggctgtgctcagtgagtaaacatgtaaacaggtaaaagggttgcagatgtacatgtgcgtatgcattggcagataaacactagcagagcagttgtttgtgatctcagcttgataataaagagcagcagccagctatgcacattgtaaatcacacaatcttattattcttatgcaaagattttgaTTTGGATTAGGTtttggaaaaattccaaattcaaagatgttttctagatggccaaatctacagaaaaaaactaaagtattctcacatttcttctgcgacatttcagatttggtaatagtccttcattttaacaagaatgtagttcatgtttgaatctgttttttccctctttgaattcacttcatatggccaaactcttgctttctgttacaaattactagtacagttattagaaatttagggcaagtaatttttcctgtcgggcaagtaaaaatgaaattcacgtgtcccacggttggtaagtttgaaaaatttttttcgaggcctgcagtatgggttgattttttgtgacgtgtactcaccatattttcaagaatttataaattagaatgagtatgtggcaatgacaaaatgttgtattataccgatcaaaaactgccaccagatttttcataattgccacctgattttatattcggtggcaaacttttgccacaagaaataaatgagtatttctatccctgtcCCCAAAACGGAACCTGTTGTCCCGCACTCTTGCGTACTGCGGGTCACCTCGGGCGCACTCGTGAGTCGACTGTAATAGGTTTAGTATACAAGTCatatctgttactgacgatGATCTTTGTTTTGCCTAATTATTTTGAGGTTTACACTTACATACTTTCGGAGCTAGCAatatgattaaaagtaattaaaacgctgcacttgatatcataatttgcttgactgtagtccgtctgagctctgatttgcggcagatatggtatactgcttcaattgccttaaattcaagcatagcgacgcggtcccggtagcttgaattttgtttagtgaaactaatgtgttacgaaataatgcaaaatttgattgacaactgcttgttgtccccaaagtgtacaaaatgtccccaaaaataaatggttgtgggacacagtgtcccctgatctaaaattcctGGCCGCAACACTGGATTAATACGGGTACTGAGTGCCTCTCTCAACAGCTCTTTCTCAGTGTTGCAGCCAcgaattttaacccttttcctgccagacagtaatatctatatcacttccccatcagccaagtcagtaaaaagcggtattgagccaaaacatgacatattttcacccacttggcttggtatgttgtagcatcttttgtccaaaaacaatcaactttacagtattatgttttcaacagccttaaaatgtacagtattatcttaaaatacatcatagggaatacattgtgtttcattaattttaaccatcttgacctggttatggacttggcaggaaaagggttaaaccaggggacactgtgtcccagtACAGTTTACTTTTGGGgtcatttttcacaattttgggACAACATgcgtcagttgtcaatcaaattttgtattactTTATCATAAATTAGTTTCACTACACAAAATTCGAGTGACCAGGACCTTGTTGCTATGCTTtaatttcaggcaattgtaACAGTATGCCACATCTGCCTCAAATCAGAGTGCAGCGTTTTGGTTACTTTCATCACAGCTTTGAAAGTACATGGTAAATATAAACCTAAAataatcaccgtccctccactgatgataaatatattataaaCCTCAAAATAATCACAGTCCCGCCAGTGGAGGGACCATGAAATAGTCAAGTAAAACAAAGGCCCTCATCAGTAAGagatattacttgcagactacaACACTTGAACAGGGCCGACTCATAAGTGTTGCCAGAGGTGACCCGCAGTACGCCACAATGCAGGACAATGGGTTCCGTTTGGGGACATTGTCGTaagggcgcgtcctggctgcaacactgcttTTTAACATTGTTGAGATCTGCAACTTTGTTTGTACTTGTCTGTCTTTCACCACTCAACGTAACGTTTGGTTTTCAAATCAAATAGCAGCACTGCCTTTCAGACCTGCCTTTCAAGTAACATTACCCAGATATATACAAATTAAGGACTGACATGGTTAATTAATAAGATTAGTTTCGGTATCAAAAGAGCAACTGTTTCACACTTGTTTGCAAAGCTACATGGCCTTCGACCTTGAAAGAACTGGATTCATGTATTTCTATTGGAGATAGCCAAGCTCTGTAATGGCTGAACCACAATATCTCTTCTGCTGTCCAAGGTTGGACAAAGCAGCCACAACTGTTAACTGTCCATGCATTGTAAAAGGTCCTTCAGTAAACAGTTACTCCACACCCATCTCAATTGTTGAATCACAGTCCCCTTCCTTGTGGAGGGGCCATGATTGCATGTGGACTtccatttttttaaagaaactgATACAGCACTTTTGGAAACTTCTTTTATAGTTGCTAGAACTCTTTAGATTCACTAGAGATGATTGATACCGAAACTCACAGAATGCTGGTATTCTTTGCATTGTTCTATTTTTGTGTGTGGCAGATTCATGGTTTAACCTGACACAGTAGAAAAGTCATGTTGTAgtactttttcttttcctttacCTGCAAACAGGCAACTTTGTAAGACAACTGCTTTTCTACCAAAACCCCCGCCTTTTTCATTCTCCTCTCTGTTTTGTCAATCAAAGAATAAGTCACATGTCATGGTTTACATTTGTTACTCAAAGTCTCTTCAAGTTTGGCAGGGTTCTTGTAATGCTAGTGTGGATGTaatttttattgtcattttgtttgtgtttcctAAGTTACATTTTTAGAGCAAAAACAGTAAATGAACCAATTCATCCCCATGTAACTATGCTTCATATTAGCTTAGGTCCAATCATGGGTGTGTATGATGAAGAACATCCATGGGATGGACATACAAAATTGATGCTATTGAGAAATGGTGTCCTTACGCAATCATCGGGGCATCGTGTCCACTTCTTCCGGCCCATCCATCCAAACTCAGAGTTTTGTAGAACACATCTCGATCTTCAACACCGTACTCCTTTGGGAACTTCGGAGGACTATCTCCATCAGCAATACCACGGGTTTCTAAGTATTTCTTCCAACTTGTCCCGAAATAGGTCCAAGCCTCTTCGTTTTCCTTAACAAACTTCCCGGCAGATATGACGTACTCTAGCGCTCTTGGTAGGACAGAGAGGAGTCCGGTGCCCCATTCTCGCAAAGGTTTCCCCTGTACTGAGTAGGCAGTGAACAGAGCGGAAGCTAAGCTTCCGAGGTAACCCGTCGGATGATGATGTGTCATGCGGCCGCTCTCGATTGACGCTGCAATCAAATCGTCAAGCTGACTGTGTTTAGGATAGCGCAAGCCAATACACATTGATCTCATTGCTGCACCACAGCCAGTACCGGTCGGGTTGAAGGGTATACAATAACCATCGGGTGAGCCTGGTTTGAGAAGAGACGTACCGAGCATGCTCGTTGGGCCTGGTTTTCGTCCCTCCATGTCATTCATACATTCGACGTATTTTCCCGCCAGCTCTTGGAATAGGTCTTCGCCAGATTTACCCGTGGCAAGGGCCTCACCAGTGGCGATATGCATGACCGTGTCATCACTGATCGGCCACCCTGGAAGTTCTGCGACGATTTTCCCGAGACCTCCTAATTCTGCAAGCTCCTTGTGAATCTGTGGACCCGATGTGCAGTACTCCCATTCTTGGTTTTTGTAGCCCAGCGCATCGCCAGAACCACTTAAAACCATTGCAGCTTTATAAGCGTCTACTGACATCTTGATTCTTGCCTTCCTATCGAAGACAGTATTGGTCTTTTACGAGTCAAAATTTAATCCGCTACGTGCCAACCAAAACACTGCAGTACATGTGGTTCGTTCGACGGCCACACAACAAGCTTGTCCTCAACGCGTCTCTTTGGTGACCCAACGATAACCTCGTTTTCTCAGATTTAAACGCATGAGGGCGCTCACCTCGATTTACAGAACTTTGAAAGGAATTATTGTCAGTGAACCCACAAGAAAGTCAAACGTTCGGTTTCAGTATGATGGCATGTTTTAAGCCACAGCACGATATTCATTCCACATCTATTGAT of the Ptychodera flava strain L36383 chromosome 20, AS_Pfla_20210202, whole genome shotgun sequence genome contains:
- the LOC139119728 gene encoding ADP-ribosylhydrolase ARH1-like — protein: MSVDAYKAAMVLSGSGDALGYKNQEWEYCTSGPQIHKELAELGGLGKIVAELPGWPISDDTVMHIATGEALATGKSGEDLFQELAGKYVECMNDMEGRKPGPTSMLGTSLLKPGSPDGYCIPFNPTGTGCGAAMRSMCIGLRYPKHSQLDDLIAASIESGRMTHHHPTGYLGSLASALFTAYSVQGKPLREWGTGLLSVLPRALEYVISAGKFVKENEEAWTYFGTSWKKYLETRGIADGDSPPKFPKEYGVEDRDVFYKTLSLDGWAGRSGHDAPMIAYDSLLACGSDWEKLCSHSMFHAGDSDSTGVIAACCWGVMHGFVGVPEGNYAKLEYRERLENLGVQLFQLSGL